The Setaria viridis chromosome 2, Setaria_viridis_v4.0, whole genome shotgun sequence DNA window AGCATTGAACTGTTACACAATAATGTTTTTAATTGTAGAAAGACAACATCATTTTAACTCCAAAGACATAAGGCATCTAATAAACCAATAAACACTTTGAATGACAGGATTACTCAGCACTACAATGAAACCCATAAGGatctcaaaagaaaacaaagcatGGACGTGGTGACCAAATCTAATGGACGGATTTCAATAGTGGATTGAAAGTAAATGAATCCATGACTAAAAAGAATATTCGATCCAGTAACTAACACATTTTTTGCACTAATTAGACAGAAGAGtataaaaaagaagattctgATTTCATTGCTCAAAAATACCCCAAAGGAAATTTAATCAAAGTGAAACCAATCCAATTAGTTAAGGCTTTCTTGCCAGCAAAAGAAAGCTATGGATGGATCTCCTGTCCTTTGTAGAGTCTGACAAGTTTAAGGTGGTGCTTTGGTGGAAGGTGGCAGGATGCCTTTCAGCAGCACTCGCAAAGATCAAGTCAGTGGAGATTAGTAAGCAAGGCTGATATTGGGGCAGCCAGGAATTGAGATTGAGAGGCAGCCGTTTATTGATTTAGAAGTCCATCTACCGCCACATTAAATGAACTTTGCCCATCATGGTGGAGTTGGCTAAATGTTAGAACTCTTAAAAAGCACCACCATGCGATGACCACAAATATGCGTGGCCTTGTAATCCCCATAAATTCCAGTGTGTGACTTTGATACAGCTACTTTCTATCGTCAGAACAAGGACCAGTCTAAACTTGGTTCAACAAGAGGACCAGCAGAAGAACCCAAAAATAAGCAAATGCGGAGAAATTCACAAACCCAACCACTACAGGGTTCTCAACTTTCAGGACAGGTAGCAATGCGCATCTTCAACATGGGGAAGCATAACTACGAAAAAGATTCGCACGATCTCTAAATCCCCACCAAGCCTCACCACCTCTTCAGTCAAATTGGATGCTGAAAATTTAAAAGTTGAACCCCAGATTTTCTAGAAAATAAACTGCGGTTGCACTAGTATAATTGATCCTGCGCACGCGGAAGGGAATGAATAGCCCAACCAAGCCTCGGACGAACGGATTGGATTTCTAGGGCGCCACCCAGTCCACAACTAACTGAATAGAGAGTAAGAACGAGGAGATTCGGAACTGGTCCAGGACTAAACCAAAATCCTACAGGGTCAGAGCAAAGCTTGGATTACTCACCGGCAGAGGCAGAGTGCCGATCTAGGTCAGCGTGGACGGATCCCCGCGCCGCGCAAGCCCAGCACCAGCAGAGGGTGGGGAAGAGGATGAGAGCGACGCCAATCGACCGGAGAAGCCTTCGGTGGGAGCGGAACGGCCGAACGGGGCTGGGGACGCTCCGCCGTCTCGAGTCACCGGCGAGCGGCAAGGCGACGGTGACGCTGAGGCGCAACTGATGTTGGGGGCGACGGTCCGGTTTGGGAAGACGTTCGAACCTTCCCGACCCCCTTTTTGACGGCTCGTCGACTGGGTGGTGGGTCGAAATCTCCAGCCCAACTCGGCCCGGCCTAATATTATCAAAATTTATCTCATGATGTACGGCCCACTAGGTACTGTAACTGCCCATCTGTGTCTCGTCTTCAACCCATTCATTCCTGACTGCACATCGCGAACAGACAAATTCACACGATGATTTTAATCGCACGTGTACTTCAACCCTGGGATCCATCCATGCAACGTATAGAAAGGGGGGCCATAGTTCATAGTGCATTCACCCCTAGTTACATACTTACATCATACACAAATGACAAACCGCTAGTGCTACGCTAAGCTGCCACGAGTCAAATGTAGTGCAGTGTAGCGTCCTCCGATGATGCACGGATCGAGGAGCTTCAGTTCATCCAGAAGAGAGAGCTTCAAAGCTGCTGCCTTTTGGTTTTCCTCAGAAAGGTACAAGGTTCTCTTGAGCACGTCCCTGCATGAGAAAAATCACAAAGTCAATAACTGTGGTGCAACAAAGTTATTAAAGAGTTTGAAGCAACAAAGTTTCCATAAGCAAACTAGTTTCCTATTCGGATTGCTGAAAACGAAAGCAGAAGGGGCCTGCCATCCACGGAAAAATGCACCTCAATCTTGTCAGTAACTCTGTTTCGTGAGCAGCCATATCGTGACCCCATCTTCTTTGAGTTTCTGCCCGCTTCTCTGCTTCTCAAGCTCTTTCTGGCTGGAAAGTTTCAAATGTAAATAAGTGGCAGCAAGACATACCCTATAGCTTCACAAAAGATGAACGGAGGCATGCCCGCGACATAATACCTCGAGAAGATAATTAGATATGCCCTGTAGCTGTAGCAAGAAACTGAGTCATCTGGGACAATGACATAGCTCGGTGCAAGGAAAGCTCGACATGCATCACATCTCTCTCCAATCTTGTCAAACCGCACATTAAGCTTTGGGGCAAGAGATATTTTGATCCATGTAAGTGGACATAgcagggaaaaaataaaaagaaacaaaacatgTAATTGTTCAGATGGAAAGCAAGACAGTTATGCAAGTGATCCTCACAAAGGAAGGAGATCTCAAAtgttcaggaaaaaaaatacatatacCTGACCCTTCAGCGATGATGGTGCACTGAAGCTCTCCGCAAAATCGTATCTTGAGCTAGCTGAAGATGCAGATCATGGGATAATCTTAAAGGAACGCACTAGTAGTCAAACATTTGTCAGGTGCTATCTCTACAAGTTGCGCAATTTGTCACCAGAAATCATTAGAGCAAAACTTTCACCAGAAATCTTCACAAGAACAACTACCAGACTTGAAATGATGAAACCGATACAAGTCTCGAACAACTATCTCTCTATCTGCAGCTCGGCTTATAAACTTGATTGCCTCATGGCAGTCCTCGCAAACACGCAGATTCTTGAAGATCCGAAGAGGCATCCCAACCGGGTGGCTGATTATCCCAAATGCAATGGCAAGCCTCTCACTGTGGAACTTCAGAGTTGTTTCTCTCTGTTCCTCCTCAACATCATGTACAACAAGATCAGTTCTACTTGTGTACCCCATTTCCTTCAGCCTCTCCATCAGCTTATCCAAGTAAGCATAGATTTCAGCCGATCTTGGGTGCGACACGTCCCCTGCAACAAATGTATGCACAGCATTCTTCAGATGGATCCAAGATTGACCTGGCTGCTTCTTGACTTTTCTTTCCTGCATTAAACTTCTTAGCTTGAATGTGTCAAGCCATTTGCTGTTGGTGGCATACATGTTTGACATCAGCACATATGATCCAGCATCACATTGTTCTAGTTGAACTAACTTTTCAGAAGCCAATTTTGCGTAATCCATGTGCTTGTAAAGTCGACAGGCTGACAGCAATGTCTTCCAAACAATAGCTTCATGGATGTTGTTTTCCTCAATGAAATTCTTTGCCTTGTCGAGCAGTCCAGCTCGACTGTAAAGATCAACCATGCAATTGTAGTGCTCGGTGCTTGGAACAATTCCATACTCTTCTTGCATAAGCTTAAAGTAGTGCTCTCCGTCACTGACCAATCCACTATGGCTACAAGCTGATAGAACAGCGACAAGGGTTACCTCATTCGGTGTAATAGTTTCCGCTTTCATTCTATTGAAGATCTCTATAGCCATTCTTCCTTGCCCATACGATGCATAGGAGCACAACATTGTAGTCCAGACAGCAACATTCTTGGCCTGAGCACTGTGGAATATCCTCAAAGCATCTTCAAGGCTACCACACTTCGAATACATGCCAATCATGGCAGATGCCAATGGTGCGTCAAATCTGTGGCCCAGCTTCTCAACAAATCCGTGCACTTGCCTACCTTGCTCAACCATCCCTGCATTTCCACACGCTGCAGCTACACTGGTGAGAATGAACTGCTCCGCAGGAACTCCTTCACGTAGCATCCTGCGGAAGAACTCAATAGCTTCCTCCTCCCTGCCATTCTGAACATACCCGGCGACCATCGTGCTCCATGCAAATTTTACGTCTCCTATGAACCATGACCAGCAATCAAAGATTAACAGAGCAGCCTCCATTTCACCACACTTGCAGTACATGTCCATGAGAGAGCAGCAGACAAATGCGTCATCCTCCAGCGCAGCCATCACCAGGCGACCATGGAGCTGCCGGCCCAGGTCCAGCAACGACAGCATGCCAGCCAAGGCAAATGCTGTGGAGTACGTATAGTGATTGAACACAACCCCAGCTCGCACCATTTGCTTCAGACGATCCAATGCCTCAGCTGCGCACCCGTTCCGCATAAGGCCGCTGATGATGGTGTTCCAGCTCGAAGCATCCTGTGACGGCGACTCGTCGAACAGCCGCATAGCCGCCAGAACGTCTCCGCCCTGCAGGCACGCGCTGAGCACGATGTTCCAGGAGACGGCGTCCTTCTCGGCCATCGCCCCAAacgcccgcctggcgcggtcGTGGTGACCGCACTTGGCGTACATGTCGAGGACGGCGTTGCAGAGCACCACGTCCTGGCGCACGCCGCTCCGCAGCATCCACCCGTGCACGCGCCTGCCGGACTCCACGTCGCCGAGCCCCGCGCAGCACCGGAGGACGCCCGCGAGGACAAAGGCGTtgggcgcggccgcgccgcctccgcctccggccagCATCTCCGCGAACGCGCGCATGCCGTCCGCGTgcctgccgccgcgcgcgcaGCCGGAGATGATCGCCGTCCACGCCGGCAAGCTCCTTGCAGGTGTTCCGTCGAACGCCCTGCGCGCGTCGTGGAAGCCACGGGATTTGGCGAGGCAGGCCAGAGCACAGCCGCGCGCGCGCTCCCGGGGCGTCCCATACAAGGCTGCTTCTTTCGCCCTTCCGAGGAGGTCGCGGGCGCGCGGTACGAGCCcgccggaggagggagaggagaaacttggcggcggcgagagcggcGCGGCCGCAGCAGCTTTCCTCGCCGCGCGGGCCATCAGCGGATGCGCCTCAGAGAGTTCTCCGCGCCATCGACGAGGTAGGGCGCCATTTTTTCCGGCTTCCAACAGCCGCCGCACCTCCGGAACTCACgcacggccgccggcgtcgcgccgCCTTGGTCTCGGTGGGAGAGTTGTGCTTTTCCGAAGCGAAGGGGACAAGGTGCGGTGTGGAGAAGTGCGCTTCGATTGAGGGGCCTATGTGCAAAATGGAAGAATGCATCGCACGGCTCTGGAACTCTGGTCATCTCTGGCCGTTGGATGCTACTTTTcgtaataaaaagaaaagtgaGGGGCTCTTTTGGTAGTTGCTCCTCAACGCCAGGCGCCAGCGTTGCGTTGTATGTCGCCAGAGGCGATAAAAATCAATGATCTCGCCTACAGAAACGGTCCAGCAAGCGACCCACTGCTGACCCACCAGGACGTCATCTTCCTCGGTGTCTCTTCATCGCGTGACGCCGCCAACCCTTCGTCCTTCCCAGCGCCACCTCCTTCTTCGTTCGCCCCGCGCCGCTATCCTACCTTGTCTCCGGCACTTCCGTCGCCGGATTCGCTATCGCCGCAGCCCTAACCCGGCTCCTTCTATACCCATAGTCTCATCGGAGTAGCTCAGATCCAACAACCCCAAcaacccaaaccctaaccgGCGATGTTGAGCTGCTACAACGTATGTGGACGTGTGTAGAAGATGATACGCAGAGTA harbors:
- the LOC117846492 gene encoding pentatricopeptide repeat-containing protein At5g04780, mitochondrial yields the protein MARAARKAAAAAPLSPPPSFSSPSSGGLVPRARDLLGRAKEAALYGTPRERARGCALACLAKSRGFHDARRAFDGTPARSLPAWTAIISGCARGGRHADGMRAFAEMLAGGGGGAAAPNAFVLAGVLRCCAGLGDVESGRRVHGWMLRSGVRQDVVLCNAVLDMYAKCGHHDRARRAFGAMAEKDAVSWNIVLSACLQGGDVLAAMRLFDESPSQDASSWNTIISGLMRNGCAAEALDRLKQMVRAGVVFNHYTYSTAFALAGMLSLLDLGRQLHGRLVMAALEDDAFVCCSLMDMYCKCGEMEAALLIFDCWSWFIGDVKFAWSTMVAGYVQNGREEEAIEFFRRMLREGVPAEQFILTSVAAACGNAGMVEQGRQVHGFVEKLGHRFDAPLASAMIGMYSKCGSLEDALRIFHSAQAKNVAVWTTMLCSYASYGQGRMAIEIFNRMKAETITPNEVTLVAVLSACSHSGLVSDGEHYFKLMQEEYGIVPSTEHYNCMVDLYSRAGLLDKAKNFIEENNIHEAIVWKTLLSACRLYKHMDYAKLASEKLVQLEQCDAGSYVLMSNMYATNSKWLDTFKLRSLMQERKVKKQPGQSWIHLKNAVHTFVAGDVSHPRSAEIYAYLDKLMERLKEMGYTSRTDLVVHDVEEEQRETTLKFHSERLAIAFGIISHPVGMPLRIFKNLRVCEDCHEAIKFISRAADREIVVRDLYRFHHFKSGSCSCEDFW